A single genomic interval of Drosophila virilis strain 15010-1051.87 chromosome 2, Dvir_AGI_RSII-ME, whole genome shotgun sequence harbors:
- the jumu gene encoding uncharacterized protein jumu, translating to MFELEDYSSSIHEGFFSKYAEAAGPSLDFYVSDSMQDMLDVDIRAEIANVVGSSSDLTSSLDHALEAISAINNSNNNSSNISSSTHNANANLLASSALHASPTAKWMGSCANFWSTADYYADVGACVNPISVMPLINSNSGSNSLLGSGSPQKSRGAQSTQSRAGSAAGQAPPASPCDQHKSHLTFSPAQMKVSAGSMRREQVMAHIPKQISALPISSSAATGGGTTAPATMATNSALQRRSSSAVDAVRKDLGTELRKVQSGLEETKATAKNTSLLTAGGATNTIKLGPGIGGLTFANSATYNKLKQQTSAKSPNGAPLTSNGNIVLKRDREASPLHNITTLHAGGVQKRGNAPKSIASAAHSPHHQMHVQSSIGSPSSTCSSTTGRPTTSSSPLSFAALSNNSFNSNNNNNNINNNINNNNNSSSNNIKPLQQKVKLPAAMNSAFPKPAYSYSCLIALALKNSRAGSLPVSEIYSFLCQHFPYFENAPSGWKNSVRHNLSLNKCFEKIERPATNGNQRKGCRWAMNPERICKMDEEVQKWSRKDPGAIRGAMVYPEHLEALERGEMKHGSADSDVELDSQSEIEESSDLEEHDFDDTMIDAMLVEEEDNDNVDWTNSDDEDNVQEDHVLHEYEPSNQSANHLPTDHHLLVAQKSAEFDIEVDELYDAIDIEDDKQAVRHAIAHGQKSSIIELNPADLNANDGYRSPKRARLDINYAIGPAGELEQKYGQKVKVQQVHQVMQQQPPTYNRRKMPLVNRII from the exons GAAGCGGCGGGGCCTTCGCTGGACTTTTATGTGTCCGACTCCATGCAGGATATGTTGGATGTGGACATAAGGGCAGAGATTGCGAACGTTGTGGGCAGCTCAAGTGACTTGACCTCCTCGCTCGATCACGCACTGGAAGCCATTTCGGCTATAAACAatagtaacaacaacagcagcaatataTCATCGTCGAcacacaatgcaaatgcaaatctgCTGGCCAGCAGTGCGCTGCACGCCTCTCCCACAGCCAAGTGGATGGGTTCTTGCGCCAATTTCTGGTCCACAGCCGATTATTATGCGGATGTTGGGGCATGTGTCAATCCGATATCCGTGATGCCGCTAATCAACTCAAACTCCGGCTCGAATTCCTTGCTTGGCTCTGGATCGCCCCAAAAGTCGCGTGGTGCCCAGTCGACGCAGAGCAGAGCGGGATCTGCGGCTGGACAGGCGCCGCCCGCCTCTCCATGCGATCAGCACAAATCGCATTTGACCTTCTCGCCAGCACAGATGAAAGTAAGCGCCGGTTCGATGCGCAGAGAGCAGGTGATGGCGCACATACCCAAGCAAATTTCGGCTCTGCCAATTTCGTCGTCGGCTGCGACCGGCGGTGGTACCACGGCGCCGGCTACAATGGCAACCAATTCTGCACTGCAGCGTCGCAGTTCATCGGCAGTGGATGCTGTGCGCAAGGATCTGGGCACTGAGCTGCGCAAGGTGCAGTCCGGCTTGGAAGAGACAAAAGCCACTGCCAAAAACACCAGCCTGCTTACGGCTGGCGGCGCTACCAACACCATTAAGCTGGGTCCCGGCATTGGTGGCCTGACCTTTGCCAACAGCGCCACATACAACAAGCTGAAGCAGCAAACGTCGGCAAAGTCCCCCAACGGCGCACCGCTCACCTCCAATGGCAACATCGTGCTCAAGCGGGATCGTGAAGCGAGTCCGTTGCATAACATTACGACGCTGCACGCGGGCGGTGTTCAGAAACGTGGCAATGCGCCCAAAAGCATTGCATCGGCGGCCCACTCGCCGCATCATCAGATGCATGTGCAGAGCAGCATTGGGTCGCCCTCGTCCACTTGCTCCTCTACTACTGGCCGTCCCACAACGTCATCCTCACCGTTGTCCTTTGCCGCGCTGAGCAACAACAGtttcaacagcaacaataacaacaacaatatcaacaacaatatcaacaacaacaacaacagcagcagtaacaataTCAAGCCACTGCAGCAGAAGGTGAAGCTGCCGGCGGCCATGAACAGCGCATTTCCGAAGCCCGCTTACTCCTACTCCTGCCTTATTGCGCTGGCGCTCAAGAATTCGCGTGCAGGCTCACTGCCCGTATCGGAAATCTACAGTTTCTTATGCCAGCACTTTCCCTATTTTGAGAATGCTCCTAGCGGCTGGAAGAACAGCGTGCGCCACAATTTGTCGCTGAATAAATGCTTTGAGAAGATTGAGCGGCCGGCAACGAACGGAAATCAACGCAAGGGATGCCGCTGGGCCATGAATCCAGAACGTATCTGTAAGATGGATGAGGAGGTGCAAAAGTGGTCGCGCAAGGATCCAGGCGCAATACGCGGCGCTATGGTTTATCCCGAGCATTTGGAGGCCCTGGAGCGTGGCGAAATGAAGCATGGATCGGCCGATTCTGATGTGGAGCTGGATTCGCAATCTGAGATTGAGGAATCTTCTGATTTAGAGGAGCACGACTTTGATGACACTATGATCGATGCGATGCTAGTCGAAGAAGAGGACAATGATAATGTTGA CTGGACGAACAGTGATGATGAAGATAACGTTCAGGAGGATCACGTGCTTCATGAGTATGAGCCAAGCAATCAATCTGCCAATCACCTGCCAACTGATCATCATCTGCTAGTCGCGCAGAAGAGCGCCGAATTCGACATTGAG GTTGACGAGCTGTACGATGCTATCGATATTGAGGATGACAAGCAGGCAGTGCGTCACGCTATTGCCCACGGTCAAAAATCGAGCATCATTGAGCTTAACCCAGCCGATCTGAATGCGAATGATGGCTATCGGTCGCCCAAGCGCGCACGGCTTGACATTAACTATGCCATCGGTCCTGCCGGTGAGCTCGAGCAGAAATATGGCCAGAAAGTTAAGGTGCAGCAGGTGCATCAAgtgatgcagcagcagccgcccacATACAATCGTCGAAAGATGCCTCTAGTTAATCGCATCATATAG